In the genome of Bacteroides mediterraneensis, the window ATCGACATCATCGACTCACAGGCCAAATACCTGCGCATGCGCAAGGGCGGGGAGGAAAAGCAACAGGACAAGATTGTTTCTCCGATGCCGGGTAAGGTGGTCAAGATTCCGGTAAAGGTAGGCGACCGTCTGCAGGCTGGCGACATCGTGGTAGTGATTGAAGCCATGAAGATGCAGAGCAACTACAAGGTGAACAGTGAATGCGTGGTGAAGGAAATCCTCGTGAACGAAGGAGATTCTGTCAACAGCAATCAGGTAATAATGACGTTGGATGTAATTAAAGAAGACGAACAATGACAACAGCAGAACAATATAAGAAATTTGAGGAGCTGGACAAGCTGGCTTCTCAGGGCGGCGGTGTAGAACGCGTGGAAAAACAGCACGCCAACGGTCACATGACAGCCCGCGAACGTATCGACATGTTGCTCGACAAGGGTACGTTCAATGAAATCGACAAATTTGTAATCCACCATTGCACAGACTTTGGCATGGACAAGAAACACATTCCGGGCGACGGCATCGTATGCGGTTACGGTAAGATTGACGGCCGTCTGGTATATGTATATGCATACGACTTCACCGTGTATGGCGGTACGCTGAGTGCGACCGGTGCCCAGAAAATCGTGAAGGTACAGGAACTGGCGCTGAAGAACGGTGCTCCGGTCATTGCCTTGAACGACTCAGGTGGTGCCCGTATCCAGGAAGGTGTGGGCAGTATCTCCGGTTACGCTTCCATCTTCTATCAGAACACCATTGCTTCGGGTGTGATTCCGCAGATTTCAGCCATCTTGGGTCCGTGTGCGGGAGGTGCCTGCTATTCTCCGGCCCTGACCGACTTTATCTTCATGGTGAAGGAAAAGAGCCACATGTTCATCACCGGTCCGGACGTAGTGAAAGCCGTGACCCACGAAGAAGTGGACAAGGAAGAACTGGGTGGTGCCTATACCCACAGCAGCAAGAGCGGTGTGACACACTTCCTTTGCGATACGGAAGAAGAAACCCTGATGAGCATCCGTGAACTGTTGAGCTTCCTTCCTTCCAACAACATGGAAGATGCGCCGATGATTCCTTGCACCGACGATATCCGCCGTGCGGAAGAATCGCTGATGACAGTCATTCCGGACGACCCGAACATGCCGTATGATATCAAGAATATCATCGAGCCGGTGGTCGACAACCATTATTTCTTTGAAGTGATGCCTCACTTTGCCAAGAACATCGTAGTCGGATTTGCCCGTCTGGGCGGACGTTCCGTAGGTATCGTGGCCAACCAGCCTGCTTACCTGGCCGGTGTGCTCGACATCGATGCCTCTGACAAGGCTTCCCGCTTCATCCGTTTCTGCGACTGCTTCAATATTCCTATCGTGACGTTCGAAGACGTGCCGGGCTTCCTGCCGGGATGCACACAGGAACACAACGGTATCATCCGTCACGGAGCGAAGATTGTGTATGCCTATGCAGAAGCTACCGTACCTAAGATTACCGTGATTACCCGTAAGGCTTACGGAGGTGCTTACATCGTGATGAACAGCAAACCGATTGGTGCCGATGTGAACTTCTCTTACCCGACTGCCGAAATCGCCGTAATGGGTGCCGACGGTGCCGTAAACATCCTCTACCGCAAGGCTACTCCGGAAGAGAAAGCCAAGGCAGTGGAAGAATACAAGGAAAAATTCTCCAATCCTTACCGTGCGGCCGAACAGGGTTACATCGATGAAATCATCCTGCCGAAAGATACCCGTTACAAACTGATTCAGGCATTGGAAATGACTCAGAACAAGAGCCAGAGCAATCCGCCGAAGAAACACGGCAACATGCCGCTGTAATCAGCTGACGATTATTCAGTAAATCACATAAGAAGCGAAGAATTCCGCCGGTCATGCGCAAGGAGTTCTTCGCTTTCTTGTATCGTTATCACATTAGATTCTGTCATTATGAAGGAAGCATTTATAAAACTGCATCTTTCCATTCTCATTGCCGGAGGGACGGGCGTGTTCGGGAGACTGATTTCCCTGAACGAAGGACTGCTCGTGTGGTACCGGATGATGTTTGCCTCCGTGATGTTCTTTCTGTTGCTTTCGTGCCTGAAGAAGTTGCGGAAGGTCACTTTCGGCGATGTGGCAAAGATTGCCTCCGTGGGGCTGCTGCTGGCCAGCCACTGGATTTTCTTTTATGGAAGCATCAAGGCCTCCAACGTGTCCATCGGTGTGGTTTGCCTGTCGCTGATGAGCATCTTTACCGCCATCTTTGAGCCCCTCATCAACCGTCACCGCATTTCCTTGCGGGAGATTCTGTTCAGCCTGGTGGCCGTGGGGGGCATCGTGCTGATTTTCCATTTCGACACCCGCTACCGGACCGGTATCTGCATGGGCGTCATCTCGTCGGCCCTGGCTTCGCTGTTTACCATTGTCAACAAGAAAGTGGCCGTGAACTATACCTCCAGCACCATGCTGATGTACGAGATGCTGGGCGGTTTCCTGGGCCTGTCGTGCATCCTGCCTTTCTACCTTCATTATTTCCCCGTGGCCTCCATTCTGCCCGGGACACAGGATTTCATTTACCTGCTCTGTCTGGCGTCGGTATGTACCGTCGGACTCTATATCCTCCAGATTCAGGTGCTGAAAGTCATTTCCGCCTTTACGGTCAATCTGAGCTACAACCTCGAGCCGATATACAGCATCATCGGGGCCATGATCATTTTCCAGGAAGCCAAGGACCTGAACTTCAGTTTCTATCTGGGCCTGGGACTGATTGTGCTGTCGGTGGTGCTCCAGACCCTCAACGTGCTGTCGCAGCACCATAAGTTTGTACCCTCACTCTACGTCAAATGGAAACGCTGAAAAACCGTATCGAGCAACTGCTGGACACCCTCAACAAGCGGGTGTACGGCAAGGAAGAAGTCATGGCCCTGGCGCTGCTTTCGGCTGTGGCAGGAGAGAGTATCTTCCTGCTGGGCCCTCCGGGAGTAGCCAAGAGTATGGTAGCCCGTCGGCTGAAACTCCTGTTCCGCGGAGGTACCGCGTTCGAATACCTCATGTCGCGTTTCAGTACCCCCGACGAGATTTTCGGCCCCGTGTCCATCGCCAAGTTGAAAAACGAGGACACCTACGAGCGTATGACCGAAGGCTATCTGCCCACCGCCACCGTGGTCTTTCTGGATGAAATCTGGAAAGCCGGTCCCGCCATACAGAATGCCCTGCTGACCGTCATCAACGAGAAAATCTACCGCAACGGACAGTTTTCCGTGCGGGTGCCCATGAAGGGGCTGATTGCCGCCTCGAACGAACTCCCCGCTTCGGGGCAAGGGCTGGAAGCCCTATACGACCGTTTCCTGGTGCGCAAGCTGGTGGGCGGCATTGAAGACCTGTCCGAATTCGACCAGATGATTCTGACCGCCGATGAAAGCGAGCCGGAGGTGGACGAGCAACTGGCCGTGAGCGACGAAGAATACCGACAATGGCAAGAACAGATGAAGGCCGTCGGTCTGCACTATTCCGTGCTGGAAGTGATTCATTCCCTCAAGGACAAGCTGGAAGACTACAACCGCCAGCTGGAAAATGCCGATGTGCCCGCTTCACCCGCCCTGTATGTGTCCGACCGCCGTTGGAAGAAAATCGTACGCCTGCTGCGGGCCTCCGCCTTCCTGCAAGGGAACACCGAGGTGCGCCTGTCCGACTGCCTGCTGATGGTACACTGCCTGTGGAACGAGACCGGACAGATAGACTGGGTGCGCGATGCCGTGCTGACCGCGGTAGGAGAGAGCGTGCGCGGCTATGTGCTGAACCTCTCCGGCATTGAAACCGACCTGCAAGCCCTGAAGAAAGAACTCGACTCGGCAGGAGCCCTGCGCGAGCGGGCCGATGCCGGACTGCAACTGGTCGATGCGTATTATTACCAGGTGGAGCGCGTGCGGCTGGCCGGACGGTTGCTCCTCTTCGCTTCCGACTACCAGCAACTGGACGATACCGGCAAGCAGTTCTACCTGCATAAAGACAAATACAAGACCGACTGTTACGTGCTGAAGAAATACGACCCCTCGATGCGCGGCAAGGTATCCCCTTCGAAAGTCTACACCCTTCGTCGGGGCCGCCGTTCGGTGTTCATCAACGATTATGAATACCCCTTGCTGTGCACGCCCGACTGCACCGCCCTGCCCGCCATGGAAGTACAGTCGTACGAAGACCTTCCCGCCCGCTTCAGTCGGCTGGAACAGCAGCTCGGCCACGTGGAAGCCCATTGCGGCGACTGGGTGAAAGAAGAAGCCGACTATTGCGCGAACCATCTGTTTGTCGGACGAAGAGAAAAAGAAGCCATGAGCCGGATACTGGGCGAGCCGACGAAAGCCCTGTTCCGCTATCGGAACGAATTGGAGGAAATGAAACATGCATACCGGAAAGAGAACGAGGAATATCCGTCTGAAAGACCTGAAAACAGCCTATTTGGAGCAACTTCGTGAGCGGAGCCGGGCGCGGATGGAAGAATACCTTCAGGGGCGGACGGTGCTGGAGAGCGAGCTGGAAGAATGTGTGTGGGACTATTACCGCAAGACGGTGCCCTCGCTTCAGGAATTCTATTCCCGCTATACCCCCGAATGGGAAGTCTTCTATGCCAACGAAACCCTTTCGTCGGCCGATTTCCTGACCTTCCTGCAACGGATGGAAACGGCTTTCCGCAAGCGCTATACCTTGGCCGAACTCGATGTGTCCTATTACATCGGTCGCCTGTCCCAGCTCCCCGAAGGAAGCGAAGAACGTGCGGCCTTGCAGGAACTCTTCTTGGACAAGTGGCACCATCTGCTCTCGGTGAAGGAATACGACTACCAGTACCAGCACCTCTTCCGCCTGTGCGACGGGTTCGCCCTGCTGGACAAGTCGTTCGGTCTGAAAACGGAGGGCAACCTCCGGGGCTCGCGCGTGAAATGGCTGTTGCGGAACCATCCGGAACTCTATCAGAAAGTGGTGCCCTATGAGAAAGCCATGGAGCAGAACCGCCAGATACGCGAGCTGGTGCGCTGCCTGGGAAAGAACGTGGGCGGACGGAAAGAAAGTTTCGACTCCCTGTCGGGACTTCGGGCCGACAGTCTGATTCATCATGCCGCCCAAAGCGACGTGGAAGGAGTGACCTTGGGCGACGACCTCAACAGCCTGCTGCCTGTGGAGTATTGCTACCTCACGGACGAGGTACTCTATCCCTTCTTCATGCAGCGCTATGTGGAAAAACGCCTGCAACAGTTCGACTCCTATTCCTGTGAGGACCGTTCCGACCGTTCGCCGGAGAAAAAGAAAGTCAGTGCCCAGGGCCCCTATATCATTTGTGTGGACACCTCCGGTTCCATGCGCGAAGGCCGCGAACGCCTGGCCAAGTCGGCCGTGCTGGCCATTGCCCGACTGACGGAAGCCACCTCGCGGAAATGTTACGTCATTAACTTCTCAGAAGACATCCAAACCCTTCTGGTGCGCGATTTGAAGACCGATTTCCCTGTGCTGGTGGACTTCCTGCAACGTCGTTTCGACGGCGGTACCGATGTGCGTCCGGCTTTTGCCGAAGCGCTGATGATGCTGCGTACCCACGGCTGGCATCGGGCCGATGTGGTACTGATTTCCGATTTCGAGATGCCCCCTCCCGATGATGCGCTGCTGGCCGACATCCATCGTGCCCGTTTGCGGGGTACTTCCTTCTATGCGCTGGTGTTCGGTACTCATCCGGAAACGGACTACCTTCACGAGTGTGAAAAGTACTGGGAGATGTATTGAACGGAAAAATCACTTTGCCTTTATCTTCTGCTTTTAGCTGAAT includes:
- a CDS encoding AAA family ATPase codes for the protein METLKNRIEQLLDTLNKRVYGKEEVMALALLSAVAGESIFLLGPPGVAKSMVARRLKLLFRGGTAFEYLMSRFSTPDEIFGPVSIAKLKNEDTYERMTEGYLPTATVVFLDEIWKAGPAIQNALLTVINEKIYRNGQFSVRVPMKGLIAASNELPASGQGLEALYDRFLVRKLVGGIEDLSEFDQMILTADESEPEVDEQLAVSDEEYRQWQEQMKAVGLHYSVLEVIHSLKDKLEDYNRQLENADVPASPALYVSDRRWKKIVRLLRASAFLQGNTEVRLSDCLLMVHCLWNETGQIDWVRDAVLTAVGESVRGYVLNLSGIETDLQALKKELDSAGALRERADAGLQLVDAYYYQVERVRLAGRLLLFASDYQQLDDTGKQFYLHKDKYKTDCYVLKKYDPSMRGKVSPSKVYTLRRGRRSVFINDYEYPLLCTPDCTALPAMEVQSYEDLPARFSRLEQQLGHVEAHCGDWVKEEADYCANHLFVGRREKEAMSRILGEPTKALFRYRNELEEMKHAYRKENEEYPSERPENSLFGATS
- a CDS encoding VWA domain-containing protein, whose translation is MHTGKRTRNIRLKDLKTAYLEQLRERSRARMEEYLQGRTVLESELEECVWDYYRKTVPSLQEFYSRYTPEWEVFYANETLSSADFLTFLQRMETAFRKRYTLAELDVSYYIGRLSQLPEGSEERAALQELFLDKWHHLLSVKEYDYQYQHLFRLCDGFALLDKSFGLKTEGNLRGSRVKWLLRNHPELYQKVVPYEKAMEQNRQIRELVRCLGKNVGGRKESFDSLSGLRADSLIHHAAQSDVEGVTLGDDLNSLLPVEYCYLTDEVLYPFFMQRYVEKRLQQFDSYSCEDRSDRSPEKKKVSAQGPYIICVDTSGSMREGRERLAKSAVLAIARLTEATSRKCYVINFSEDIQTLLVRDLKTDFPVLVDFLQRRFDGGTDVRPAFAEALMMLRTHGWHRADVVLISDFEMPPPDDALLADIHRARLRGTSFYALVFGTHPETDYLHECEKYWEMY
- a CDS encoding biotin/lipoyl-containing protein, coding for MEIHIGDRVADVTLVSKEGNKVQLTIDGVPYDVDIVMAENGSCSILHEGKSYNAELIRKEGGKSYTVNAHYQSYNIDIIDSQAKYLRMRKGGEEKQQDKIVSPMPGKVVKIPVKVGDRLQAGDIVVVIEAMKMQSNYKVNSECVVKEILVNEGDSVNSNQVIMTLDVIKEDEQ
- a CDS encoding acyl-CoA carboxylase subunit beta, with translation MTTAEQYKKFEELDKLASQGGGVERVEKQHANGHMTARERIDMLLDKGTFNEIDKFVIHHCTDFGMDKKHIPGDGIVCGYGKIDGRLVYVYAYDFTVYGGTLSATGAQKIVKVQELALKNGAPVIALNDSGGARIQEGVGSISGYASIFYQNTIASGVIPQISAILGPCAGGACYSPALTDFIFMVKEKSHMFITGPDVVKAVTHEEVDKEELGGAYTHSSKSGVTHFLCDTEEETLMSIRELLSFLPSNNMEDAPMIPCTDDIRRAEESLMTVIPDDPNMPYDIKNIIEPVVDNHYFFEVMPHFAKNIVVGFARLGGRSVGIVANQPAYLAGVLDIDASDKASRFIRFCDCFNIPIVTFEDVPGFLPGCTQEHNGIIRHGAKIVYAYAEATVPKITVITRKAYGGAYIVMNSKPIGADVNFSYPTAEIAVMGADGAVNILYRKATPEEKAKAVEEYKEKFSNPYRAAEQGYIDEIILPKDTRYKLIQALEMTQNKSQSNPPKKHGNMPL
- a CDS encoding DMT family transporter, which translates into the protein MKEAFIKLHLSILIAGGTGVFGRLISLNEGLLVWYRMMFASVMFFLLLSCLKKLRKVTFGDVAKIASVGLLLASHWIFFYGSIKASNVSIGVVCLSLMSIFTAIFEPLINRHRISLREILFSLVAVGGIVLIFHFDTRYRTGICMGVISSALASLFTIVNKKVAVNYTSSTMLMYEMLGGFLGLSCILPFYLHYFPVASILPGTQDFIYLLCLASVCTVGLYILQIQVLKVISAFTVNLSYNLEPIYSIIGAMIIFQEAKDLNFSFYLGLGLIVLSVVLQTLNVLSQHHKFVPSLYVKWKR